One region of Salvelinus namaycush isolate Seneca chromosome 3, SaNama_1.0, whole genome shotgun sequence genomic DNA includes:
- the LOC120044643 gene encoding growth factor receptor-bound protein 2-like, which produces MEARGKYEFNATAEDELSFRKGDILKILGSQDEWFKAELHGQEGFVPQNYIERQTPSWFKETASRSSAEELLMSREVGGFLIRGSQSSPGEFSISVRHEFDVQHFKVMKDSKGHYFLWSEKFTSLNKLVDFYKNTSISKQRDIYLRDGSRDDQSPSAPQPLKRGSLPEERSYGAPTAATSHRRASDLPHSQQSKRPGMEERAHTIGTPGRNTPLTSLPAPQWTSETIPHPQRAVIQVKAVYDFTAEEGDELGFRAGDVIDILDHSDPSWWKGRLRGKSGLFPANYTTPL; this is translated from the exons ATGGAAGCCAGAGGAAAGTACGAGTTTAATGCTACGGCTGAGGATGAGCTGAGCTTCCGAAAGGGAGACATCCTGAAA ATTCTAGGTAGTCAAGATGAGTGGTTTAAGGCAGAGCTGCATGGACAGGAAGGCTTTGTGCCCCAAAACTACATTGAGAGACAAACCCCAAG ctgGTTCAAGGAGACGGCAAGCCGCAGCTCTGCTGAGGAGCTCCTGATGTCTAGGGAGGTGGGGGGATTCCTGATCCGTGGCAGTCAGAGCTCCCCTGGAGAATTCTCCATCTCTGTCAG ACATGAGTTTGACGTGCAGCATTTCAAAGTGATGAAGGACAGCAAAGGCCACTACTTCCTTTGGTCAGAGAAGTTCACTTCCCTCAACAAGCTGGTGGACTTCTACAAGAACACCTCCATCTCCAAGCAACGGGACATCTACCTCAGAGACGGTAGCCGGGATGACCAGAGCCCATCCGCACCCCAACCG TTGAAGAGGGGGAGTCTACCTGAGGAGAGGAGCTATGGGGCCCCTACTGCAGCCACGTCACACCGCAGGGCCTCAGACCTTCCTCACAGTCAGCAG aGTAAGAGACCTGGGATGGAGGAGAGGGCTCACACCATAGGCACCCCTGGTAGAAACACCCCCCTAACCTCTCTCCCAGCCCCCCAATGGACATCTGAAACCATACCTCATCCACAG aggGCAGTCATACAGGTGAAAGCAGTGTACGACTTCACAGCGGAGGAAGGGGACGAGCTAGGCTTCCGTGCAGGTGATGTCATTGACATTTTGGATCACTCTGATCCATCGTGGTGGAAAGGAAGATTGCGGGGTAAAAGTGGTCTGTTCCCTGCCAACTATACCACACCATTATGA